A part of Terriglobales bacterium genomic DNA contains:
- a CDS encoding CCA tRNA nucleotidyltransferase produces the protein MADYVYMMESRLTPEQQRGVALVQEAARAHELNLYLTGGTIRDIISGFIIRDLDFTLQGNALKLQKDLEKAGARIEGVDEGLKSMFVQLPGNVRAEVAMARSEKYGKPGDPPEIAPSTISEDLRRRDFSINAMALSLNPGSRGLLLDPFNGVADIESKLLRILHSYAFLEEPSRLIRATRFAARFHWTLEERTQARYQAAKENQYIKHVAERALGQEIEQLAYEDDSMHVRRALDREGWLKVLHPRWTLARVDAQGLASLLKTRQLMTGLGYSPDSSAATMYFLARRLPARDITAIQKRIPRKALVEGWRSLEDRARDLAKILTSKEAATPSKTWHVLSAARPETILFLEVTARQKAVVQKLRNFLGKWRQIRERKLPFPEMAELHITPALPAYPKLMEQAFLLLLDGKLRSHNEILRFLKPFAPPPPPPPPPPKRGRAPKGAPEAAPVAEKPGKGQKKSAEAPKPAAAVGKPAAAAKPKPAAAAKKHVSRPAKKKAAKKKPTKKKPAKKKKRR, from the coding sequence ATGGCTGACTACGTCTACATGATGGAGAGCCGGCTGACGCCGGAGCAGCAGCGCGGGGTCGCGCTGGTGCAGGAGGCGGCTCGCGCCCATGAGCTGAACCTCTATCTGACCGGCGGCACCATCCGCGACATCATCAGCGGCTTCATCATCCGCGACCTCGACTTCACCCTCCAGGGCAACGCCCTCAAGCTGCAGAAGGACCTGGAAAAGGCGGGGGCAAGGATCGAAGGAGTGGACGAGGGGCTGAAGTCCATGTTCGTCCAGCTCCCTGGCAACGTGCGCGCCGAGGTGGCCATGGCGCGCTCGGAGAAGTACGGCAAGCCGGGCGACCCTCCGGAGATCGCGCCCTCCACCATCAGCGAAGACCTGCGGCGCCGCGACTTCAGCATCAACGCCATGGCGCTGTCGCTCAACCCCGGCTCCCGCGGCTTGCTGCTCGACCCTTTCAACGGCGTGGCCGACATCGAATCCAAGCTGCTGCGCATCCTGCACAGCTACGCGTTCCTGGAGGAGCCTTCGCGCCTGATCCGCGCCACGCGCTTCGCCGCGCGTTTCCACTGGACGCTGGAGGAGCGCACACAGGCGCGCTATCAGGCCGCCAAGGAGAACCAGTACATCAAGCACGTGGCGGAACGCGCCCTGGGGCAGGAAATCGAGCAACTGGCTTACGAAGACGATTCCATGCACGTCCGGCGGGCGCTCGACCGTGAGGGCTGGCTCAAGGTGCTGCATCCGCGCTGGACGCTGGCCCGGGTGGACGCGCAGGGTCTGGCCAGCCTGCTCAAGACGCGGCAGCTGATGACCGGCCTCGGGTATTCTCCCGACTCCTCCGCCGCCACCATGTACTTCCTGGCGCGGCGGCTTCCGGCCCGCGACATCACCGCCATCCAGAAGCGGATCCCGCGCAAGGCGCTGGTCGAAGGCTGGCGGAGCCTGGAAGACCGGGCGCGCGATCTGGCCAAGATCCTGACCAGCAAGGAAGCGGCCACGCCCTCCAAGACCTGGCACGTACTCAGCGCGGCCCGGCCGGAAACCATCCTGTTCCTCGAGGTGACGGCGCGGCAGAAGGCGGTGGTGCAGAAGCTCCGCAACTTCCTGGGTAAGTGGCGGCAGATCCGCGAGCGCAAGCTCCCGTTTCCCGAGATGGCCGAGCTGCACATCACGCCCGCGCTGCCCGCGTATCCCAAGCTCATGGAGCAGGCGTTCCTGCTGCTGCTCGACGGCAAGCTGCGCTCCCACAACGAGATCCTGAGGTTCCTGAAGCCTTTTGCGCCGCCTCCGCCTCCCCCGCCGCCGCCGCCCAAGCGTGGCCGCGCGCCCAAGGGCGCGCCCGAAGCCGCGCCGGTCGCAGAGAAGCCGGGGAAGGGTCAGAAGAAATCCGCGGAAGCGCCCAAGCCCGCGGCTGCGGTAGGCAAGCCTGCGGCAGCGGCGAAACCCAAGCCAGCCGCCGCGGCCAAGAAGCACGTTTCCAGGCCCGCGAAGAAGAAAGCAGCGAAGAAGAAGCCCACAAAGAAGAAGCCGGCGAAGAAGAAGAAACGCCGCTGA
- the dnaE gene encoding DNA polymerase III subunit alpha, whose protein sequence is MPEFVHLHLHTDYSMLDGACEVEKLVAAVKSHGMPAVAVTDHGNMFAAVHFFNAAKAKGVKPIVGCELYICKKDDHRAPPEGDSYNHLTVLAANEEGYRNLIRITSEASLHGFYYKPRISKKFLAEHAGGLIALSGCLKGEVAERLVEGKYDEARAAAGTYRELFGKENFFLEIQDQGLDLEHRIQPDLLRLSQETAIPLVATNDCHYLCEEDAHAHDVLVCVQTGKVLTDTNRLKFATDQFFLKSAEQMARVFKDAPDVLSRTLAIAERCNLKLEKVGNPFPHFEVPAGYTTDSYFEHIARQGFARRMETVRELERQGRLKQSVAEYEQRMAREITMIQQMRFAGYFLIVWDFVRYAREKRIPVGPGRGSAAGSLVSYSLGITDIDPLQNGLLFERFLNPERVSLPDIDIDFCMNRRGEVIHYVTEKYGRDNVAQIITFGTMAAKAAIKDVGRAMGIPYGDVDRIAKMVPLQVNITLEKALKDSPQLQATYQSDSQMRELLDTARKLEGLVRNAGVHAAGVVIAPQPLIELVPLHQTKNEEIVTAYDMNAVEKLGLLKMDFLGLTTLTVLDDALKLIAQAQSAGGNGSKGSAAFDLDGLALDDQQTFEGVFHKGLTSGVFQFESHGMRDVLRRYQPTSVEDLTALNALYRPGPIQGGMIDDFIARKHHRLQISYELPELEEILKETLGVIVYQEQVMQIANRLAGYSLGEADLLRRAMGKKKHEEMAGQRDKFIKGAMQRGFPERKVVKIFDLMEQFAGYGFNKSHSAAYALLAYQTAYLKTHYPVEFMAALLTSETGNTDKVVKYINECREMGIAVEPPDINVSDANFTPHGGAIRFGLAAVKNVGHTAIESILAARKTLGRFRSLFEFCEKVDLRLLNRRVIESLIKSGALDSLGTRAQLMAVIDRALERAQKTHRDAESGQHGLFGVFGEESPAASPAEQLPDVPDWDEPQRLAAEKEILGFFITGHPLEKYREKLEQFRALDTEAIGAMRQGTGRDEIYAGGLLTGVRVLKSKKGEQYAQAVLEDLAGAVDVLVFPEAYRRLGERVKLEVPVLIRGSVRVEEGANPKLTVADIVPLDQAQPKLPRSLRIRVPLEAASAATIDALCQVCRERKGQAKVLFDVERPGDFLAVMEAEGYNVLPDRAFIARVEELCGRGSVRIVD, encoded by the coding sequence ATGCCGGAGTTTGTCCATCTCCATCTGCACACCGACTACTCCATGCTGGATGGCGCCTGCGAGGTGGAGAAGCTGGTGGCGGCGGTCAAGAGCCATGGCATGCCGGCGGTGGCGGTCACCGACCACGGCAACATGTTCGCGGCCGTGCATTTCTTCAACGCGGCCAAGGCCAAGGGCGTAAAGCCCATCGTCGGCTGCGAACTCTACATCTGCAAGAAGGACGACCACCGCGCCCCGCCCGAGGGCGACAGCTACAACCACCTTACCGTCCTGGCGGCGAACGAAGAGGGCTACCGCAACCTGATCCGCATCACCTCCGAGGCGTCGCTGCACGGCTTCTACTACAAGCCGCGCATCAGCAAGAAGTTTCTGGCCGAGCACGCCGGCGGGCTGATCGCGCTCTCCGGCTGCTTGAAGGGAGAGGTAGCGGAGCGGCTGGTGGAAGGGAAGTACGACGAGGCGCGCGCGGCCGCCGGCACCTATCGCGAGCTTTTCGGCAAGGAGAATTTCTTCCTCGAGATCCAGGACCAGGGTCTGGACTTGGAGCACCGCATCCAGCCTGACCTGCTGCGCCTGAGCCAGGAGACGGCGATCCCCCTGGTGGCGACCAACGACTGCCACTACCTGTGCGAGGAGGACGCGCACGCCCACGACGTGCTGGTGTGCGTGCAGACGGGCAAGGTGCTCACCGACACCAACCGCCTGAAGTTCGCCACCGACCAGTTCTTCCTCAAGAGCGCGGAGCAGATGGCGCGCGTCTTCAAGGACGCCCCCGACGTCCTCAGCCGCACCCTGGCCATCGCCGAGCGCTGCAACCTGAAGCTGGAGAAAGTAGGGAACCCGTTCCCGCACTTCGAGGTCCCGGCGGGCTACACCACAGACAGCTACTTCGAGCACATCGCCCGCCAGGGCTTCGCGCGGCGGATGGAGACGGTGCGCGAGCTGGAGCGGCAGGGCCGGCTGAAGCAGAGCGTCGCGGAATACGAGCAGCGGATGGCGCGCGAGATCACCATGATCCAGCAGATGCGCTTCGCCGGCTACTTCCTCATCGTCTGGGACTTCGTGCGCTACGCGCGCGAAAAGCGGATCCCGGTGGGGCCGGGGCGGGGCTCGGCGGCGGGCTCGCTGGTCTCCTATTCGCTGGGCATCACCGACATCGACCCGCTGCAGAACGGGCTGCTGTTCGAGCGCTTCCTCAACCCGGAGCGCGTCTCCCTTCCCGACATCGACATTGATTTCTGCATGAACCGCCGCGGCGAGGTGATCCACTACGTCACGGAGAAGTACGGCCGCGACAACGTGGCGCAGATCATCACCTTCGGCACCATGGCCGCCAAGGCCGCCATCAAGGACGTGGGCCGCGCCATGGGCATCCCCTACGGCGACGTGGACCGCATCGCCAAGATGGTGCCGCTGCAGGTGAACATCACCCTGGAGAAGGCGCTCAAGGATTCCCCGCAACTCCAAGCCACCTACCAGAGCGATTCCCAGATGCGGGAGCTGCTGGACACCGCGCGCAAGCTCGAGGGCCTAGTGCGCAACGCCGGAGTGCACGCGGCGGGCGTGGTGATCGCGCCCCAGCCGCTCATCGAGCTGGTGCCGCTGCACCAGACCAAGAACGAGGAGATCGTCACCGCCTATGACATGAACGCGGTGGAGAAGCTGGGCCTGTTGAAGATGGACTTCCTCGGGCTCACCACCCTGACCGTGCTCGACGATGCGCTCAAACTCATCGCGCAGGCCCAGAGCGCAGGCGGGAACGGCTCGAAAGGGAGTGCAGCCTTCGACCTCGACGGCTTGGCCCTCGACGACCAGCAGACCTTCGAGGGCGTTTTCCACAAAGGACTGACCTCGGGCGTCTTCCAGTTCGAGTCGCACGGCATGCGCGACGTCTTGCGCCGCTATCAGCCCACTTCGGTCGAGGACCTCACGGCCTTGAACGCGCTCTATCGCCCCGGGCCCATCCAGGGCGGCATGATCGACGACTTCATCGCCCGCAAGCACCACCGCCTGCAGATCAGCTACGAGCTGCCCGAGTTGGAGGAGATCCTGAAGGAGACGCTGGGGGTCATCGTCTATCAGGAGCAGGTGATGCAGATCGCCAACCGGCTGGCGGGCTACTCCCTGGGCGAGGCCGATCTGCTGCGTCGCGCCATGGGCAAGAAGAAACACGAGGAGATGGCAGGGCAGCGCGACAAATTCATCAAGGGCGCGATGCAGCGCGGATTCCCGGAGCGGAAGGTGGTCAAGATCTTCGACCTGATGGAACAGTTCGCCGGCTACGGCTTCAACAAGTCGCACTCCGCCGCCTACGCCCTGCTCGCCTACCAGACCGCCTATCTGAAGACCCACTATCCCGTGGAGTTCATGGCTGCGCTGCTGACCTCAGAGACCGGCAATACCGACAAGGTGGTGAAGTACATCAACGAGTGCCGCGAGATGGGTATTGCGGTAGAGCCGCCGGACATCAACGTGAGCGACGCCAACTTCACGCCGCACGGCGGGGCCATCCGCTTCGGCCTGGCGGCGGTGAAGAATGTGGGGCACACGGCCATCGAATCCATCCTGGCGGCGCGCAAGACGCTGGGCCGCTTCCGCTCCCTCTTTGAGTTCTGCGAGAAAGTGGACCTGCGCTTGCTGAACCGGCGGGTCATCGAATCGCTAATCAAGAGCGGCGCTCTGGACTCGTTGGGCACGCGGGCGCAGCTCATGGCGGTGATCGACCGGGCGCTGGAGCGCGCGCAGAAGACGCATCGCGACGCCGAAAGCGGCCAGCACGGGCTGTTCGGCGTCTTCGGAGAAGAGTCGCCCGCGGCCTCGCCGGCCGAGCAGCTCCCCGACGTCCCCGACTGGGACGAGCCGCAGCGCCTGGCGGCGGAGAAGGAGATCCTGGGCTTCTTCATCACCGGCCACCCGCTGGAGAAGTATCGCGAGAAGCTGGAGCAGTTCCGCGCCCTCGATACCGAAGCCATCGGAGCCATGCGGCAGGGAACCGGCCGCGATGAGATCTACGCCGGCGGCCTGCTGACCGGGGTGCGCGTCCTCAAGTCCAAGAAGGGCGAGCAGTACGCGCAGGCGGTGCTGGAGGACCTGGCGGGCGCGGTAGACGTGCTGGTCTTCCCCGAGGCCTACCGGCGGCTGGGCGAGCGGGTGAAGCTGGAGGTCCCAGTGCTGATCCGCGGCAGCGTGCGGGTGGAGGAGGGAGCGAATCCCAAGCTGACGGTCGCCGACATCGTCCCGCTCGACCAGGCGCAGCCCAAGCTGCCGCGCTCGCTGCGCATCCGGGTGCCGCTGGAGGCGGCTAGTGCGGCCACCATCGACGCCCTCTGCCAGGTGTGCCGCGAGCGCAAGGGCCAAGCCAAGGTGCTGTTCGACGTGGAACGCCCCGGCGACTTTCTGGCGGTGATGGAGGCGGAAGGCTATAATGTGCTTCCTGACCGGGCTTTCATTGCCCGCGTCGAGGAGCTTTGCGGTCGCGGCAGCGTGCGCATTGTGGACTGA